In Labrys monachus, the genomic stretch TCGGCGCATCGGGAAGCGGCAAGACGACGCTCCTGCGCCTGATCTGCGGTTTCGAGCAGGCCGAGGCCGGGTCGATCCGCATCGACGGCCGGCCGGTCGCCGGCAAGGGCCTGCACGAGCCGCCCGAGCGCCGGCGCATCGGCTATGTCGCGCAGGAAGGCGCCCTGTTCCCGCATCTCGACGTCGCCGCCAACATCGTCTTCGGCCTGCCGCGCCGCCAGCGTGCCGCCCGGCACCGTGTGGCCGAACTGCTCGACATGGTCGGCCTGCCCGCGGGCTTCGCGTCGCGCCAGCCGCACCAGCTCTCCGGCGGCGAGCAGCAGCGCGTCGCCCTGGCGCGGGCGCTGGCACCGGAGCCACGGCTGGTGCTGCTCGACGAGCCGTTCTCGTCCCTGGACACGGCGCTGCGGGCGGAGACCCGCGAGGCCGTGGCCGCGGCGCTGGCGGCGGCCGGCGCCACCGCCGTCCTCGTCACCCACGACCAGCCGGAAGCGCTGTCGATGGCTGATCCGGTCGCCGTGCTGCGCGGGGGGCGGCTGATCCAGGTCGCGACCCCGGAAGAACTCTACCGGCGGCCTGTCGACGCGGCGCTGGCGCGCTTCGTCGGCGAGGCGGTGCTGCTGCCAGGCCTGTCGGACGGCGTCTCGGTGCGCTGCAGCCTCGGGCAGCTGACGCTTGCCGCCGGCATGCCGGAGGGGCCGGTCGAGGTACTGGTGCGCCCCGAACAGATCCGGCTGGGCACGGCGCATCCGGTCCGCGCCCGGGTCTGCGGCG encodes the following:
- a CDS encoding ABC transporter ATP-binding protein, which translates into the protein MAELVIEGLAKSFGGRQVLSAIDLTVPSGSLLAILGASGSGKTTLLRLICGFEQAEAGSIRIDGRPVAGKGLHEPPERRRIGYVAQEGALFPHLDVAANIVFGLPRRQRAARHRVAELLDMVGLPAGFASRQPHQLSGGEQQRVALARALAPEPRLVLLDEPFSSLDTALRAETREAVAAALAAAGATAVLVTHDQPEALSMADPVAVLRGGRLIQVATPEELYRRPVDAALARFVGEAVLLPGLSDGVSVRCSLGQLTLAAGMPEGPVEVLVRPEQIRLGTAHPVRARVCGVRYFGHDASIRLETADGGTLSVRLSGHAVPKIGEEVALAVEGEVVAYRAAG